The following proteins are encoded in a genomic region of Liolophura sinensis isolate JHLJ2023 chromosome 7, CUHK_Ljap_v2, whole genome shotgun sequence:
- the LOC135469607 gene encoding zinc finger FYVE domain-containing protein 9-like isoform X2, with protein MDTSSLLSEDSGLQNSVEQTETSSTSAIPSSVNSAGIDPENVPKPDHLLEVALGAPSAEGLVSASPRAQLSQAPKANCPGVKPKEPQRLKRPSSLLGLSTVSLQPVINVPKSQSLPRSFALGATDSRNIVKKVNKTLESVPTNSCQDFTSNVSDSSALMDDSVDTAQAVAVENSETVVGNSVAEVMPQLSIMPEEAVCDLKVLKGNMLCKRLFPEKDNTKHGELPPGAGPHEVSSISREGRPESLNLPRSWGSPVTYLIQNTMERSQQGRITHSSDSSDGPPSYLDLEDSGSEGGAVGGAPANPRTSLGSVAPKWVPDAEAPNCMQCDSRFTFTKRRHHCRACGKVFCSTCCNLKCKLEYMGSKEARVCVACHEAIVTGSQRRGEPKQVMFSDGIRPGGDLTEADGVTEARLPQRSGRKVHKVERMSAASGEGQSAGSRMKPVKVTESSRWSSLIPAVGLPPLVMPDSTSQDDAIYTNPTDEKVMQQIQSESAEPVVFMINPNLQCRVTMVNLDCCVHRQCWCFTSKGLCTVGQDEVVIVLECLQDEITLPMDIFHHLQSLYESASKGNTVSDMGHTIFCQSFLGSKDHGGFLYIRPSFQCLLKLSLPSPPYVFAILLQKWEIPWAKVFPIRLLLRLGAEYRYYPCPLISIRNRKPVFFEIGHTIMNLLADFRSYQYMLPQVKGLLIHMEDKKTVINFPRNRYQDLMKVVNGSNEHVMALGANFSMEADSHLVCIQNDDGNYQTQAINIQNKPRKVTGASFVVFNGALKTASGLTAKSSIVEDGLMVQIPPDSMAALKQSIKDMKNYSIACGSVGSAKPDEVITIQWVEDDRTVNVGVKSPVDNMSMDGIESLHIHNGTDYLGENRVIRWTEVFFIQNKDSAKLEPIDLSRLAESLAQAGCIALTPHLDQLNGAGLNKIGLRATIHSDSVGYEVGSNGEKLPDMYMNDLDNELIPVIHNAASLNQEGPITLELIFYILN; from the exons ATGGACACTTCTAGTTTACTTTCAGAAGACAGTGGGCTGCAGAATTCTGTGGAACAGACTGAAACCAGCTCCACCTCTGCAATACCAAGTTCTGTCAACAGTGCTGGCATTGATCCAGAAAATGTGCCAAAACCTGATCATTTGTTGGAAGTAGCTCTTGGTGCTCCGAGTGCTGAGGGTCTGGTGTCTGCCTCACCCAGGGCACAACTTTCCCAGGCTCCCAAGGCTAACTGCCCAGGTGTCAAGCCCAAAGAGCCCCAGAGATTAAAACGGCCCTCCAGTCTGTTAGGCTTGTCAACCGTCTCATTACAGCCTGTGATCAATGTACCCAAATCACAGTCTCTGCCCAGGTCTTTTGCCCTAGGTGCTACGGACTCTAGGAACATTGTGAAGAAAGTGAACAAGACATTGGAGAGTGTGCCTACAAACAGTTGTCAGGACTTTACCAGCAATGTTAGTGATAGTTCAGCGCTGATGGATGACAGTGTAGATACAGCACAGGCTGTTGCAGTGGAAAACTCAGAAACGGTTGTTGGGAATTCTGTGGCAGAGGTAATGCCACAGCTCAGCATAATGCCTGAGGAAGCTGTCTGTGATCTGAAAGTACTGAAGGGGAACATGCTATGCAAACGTCTGTTCCCAGAGAAGGACAACACCAAGCATGGGGAGCTACCCCCGGGTGCTGGGCCTCATGAGGTATCCAGCATATCTCGTGAAGGCAGACCTGAGAGTCTTAATCTGCCTCGTTCCTGGGGTTCCCCAGTCACCTACCTGATACAAAACACTATGGAACGCTCGCAACAGGGCAGGATTACTCACTCGTCTGATTCTTCAG ACGGCCCTCCGTCATACCTGGATTTGGAGGACAGTGGCAGTGAGGGTGGGGCAGTGGGCGGGGCACCTGCAAATCCCAGAACCAGCTTGGGAAGTGTTGCCCCTAAGTGGGTGCCAGATGCTGAGGCACCTAACTGTATGCAGTGCGACTCGAGGTTCACATTCACAAAGCGAAGACATCACTGCAGGGCATGTGGCAAG GTGTTCTGCTCGACATGCTGTAACCTGAAGTGCAAACTTGAGTACATGGGTAGCAAGGAAGCTCGGGTTTGTGTGGCATGTCATGAGGCCATTGTTACAG GCAGCCAAAGACGAGGTGAGCCCAAACAGGTGATGTTTTCTGATGGGATTCGCCCAGGTGGAGACCTTACTGAGGCAGATGGGGTGACAGAGGCACGCCTGCCTCAGCGCTCAGGACGGAAAGTTCACAAGGTTGAGAGGATGTCTGCTGCTTCAG GTGAGGGTCAATCAGCCGGGTCAAGGATGAAGCCAGTGAAGGTCACAGAATCCTCTCGGTGGAGTAGTTTAATCCCAGCGGTAGGATTGCCGCCATTGGTGATGCCAGACTCCACCAGTCaag ATGATGCAATATACACTAATCCCACTGATGAAAAAGTGATGCAGCAAATACAGA GTGAATCTGCTGAGCCTGTTGTTTTTATGATCAACCCAAACCTGCAGTGCCGTGTCACTATGGTTAACT TGGATTGTTGTGTACATCGTCAGTGCTGGTGTTTCACAAGTAAAGGCTTGTGCACTGTAGGCCAGGATGAGGTGGTGATTGTACTGGAATGTCTCCAAGACGAGATCACCTTACCCATGGACATATTTCACCACCTTCAGTCTTTGTATGAGTCAGCCAGTAAAG GTAACACAGTGAGTGACATGGGTCACACAATATTCTGCCAGTCCTTTCTGGGGAGTAAGGATCATGGAGGATTTCTCTACATTCGGCCGTCCTTCCAGTGTCTGCTTAAACTGAGCCTGCCCAGTCCCCCATATGTTTTCGCCATTTTGCTGCAGAAGTGGGAGATTCCTTGGGCTAAGGTGTTCCCTATTAGACTTCTGCTGAGACTTGGTGCTGAATACAGAT ATTACCCATGTCCACTCATCAGTATTCGAAACCGAAAGCCGGTGTTTTTCGAGATTGGACACACAATAATGAACTTGCTAGCAGACTTTCGTAGCTACCAGTATATGTTGCCTCAAGTGAAAGGCCTTCTGATTCACATGGAAGACAAGAAGACGGTAATTAACTTTCCGAGGAACAGATATCAGGAT ttaATGAAGGTTGTGAATGGAAGCAATGAGCATGTGATGGCATTAGGGGCTAACTTCAGCATGGAAGCTGATTCACATTTAGTGTGTATACAGAATGATGACGGAAACTATCAGACTCAGGCCATAAATATACAGAACAAACCTCGAAAAG TCACGGGAGCCAGTTTTGTGGTGTTTAATGGAGCCTTGAAGACAGCATCTGGACTGACAGCCAAGTCGAGTATTGTGGAGGATGGACTGATGGTGCAGATCCCTCCTGACTCAATGGCTGCCCTGAAACAGTCCATCAAGGACATGAAGAACTACAGTATTGCCTGTGGCAGTGTGGGCTCAGCTAAACCTGATGAAGTGATCACCATCCAGTGGGTAGAAGACGACAGAACTGTCAATGTGGG AGTGAAGAGCCCTGTTGACAATATGAGCATGGATGGCATAGAAAGTCTGCACATTCACAATGGTACAGACTATCTGGGAGAGAATCGTGTGATCCGCTGGACTGAGGTCTTTTTCATACAAAACAAAGACTCTGCCAAACTGGAGCCCATAGATTTGAGTCGCCTGGCAGAGTCCCTGGCCCAGGCCGGCTGTATAGCCCTTACTCCTCACCTGGATCAACTCAATGGAGCAGGACTCAACAAGATTGGATTACGAGCAACCATCCACTCGGATAGT GTTGGGTACGAAGTTGGTTCTAATGGAGAGAAATTACCAGATATGTATATGAATGATTTGGACAATGAGTTGATTCCTGTAATACacaatgctgcctcactaaatcAGGAGGGCCCAATCACTCTAGAGCTCATTTTCTACATTCTCAACTAG
- the LOC135469607 gene encoding zinc finger FYVE domain-containing protein 9-like isoform X1, with protein sequence MDTSSLLSEDSGLQNSVEQTETSSTSAIPSSVNSAGIDPENVPKPDHLLEVALGAPSAEGLVSASPRAQLSQAPKANCPGVKPKEPQRLKRPSSLLGLSTVSLQPVINVPKSQSLPRSFALGATDSRNIVKKVNKTLESVPTNSCQDFTSNVSDSSALMDDSVDTAQAVAVENSETVVGNSVAEVMPQLSIMPEEAVCDLKVLKGNMLCKRLFPEKDNTKHGELPPGAGPHEVSSISREGRPESLNLPRSWGSPVTYLIQNTMERSQQGRITHSSDSSDGPPSYLDLEDSGSEGGAVGGAPANPRTSLGSVAPKWVPDAEAPNCMQCDSRFTFTKRRHHCRACGKVFCSTCCNLKCKLEYMGSKEARVCVACHEAIVTAQSRCGPTDRSPNPNNPSEYCSTIPPHQQANAHTPAPTVLVPVGVLKREGSQRRGEPKQVMFSDGIRPGGDLTEADGVTEARLPQRSGRKVHKVERMSAASGEGQSAGSRMKPVKVTESSRWSSLIPAVGLPPLVMPDSTSQDDAIYTNPTDEKVMQQIQSESAEPVVFMINPNLQCRVTMVNLDCCVHRQCWCFTSKGLCTVGQDEVVIVLECLQDEITLPMDIFHHLQSLYESASKGNTVSDMGHTIFCQSFLGSKDHGGFLYIRPSFQCLLKLSLPSPPYVFAILLQKWEIPWAKVFPIRLLLRLGAEYRYYPCPLISIRNRKPVFFEIGHTIMNLLADFRSYQYMLPQVKGLLIHMEDKKTVINFPRNRYQDLMKVVNGSNEHVMALGANFSMEADSHLVCIQNDDGNYQTQAINIQNKPRKVTGASFVVFNGALKTASGLTAKSSIVEDGLMVQIPPDSMAALKQSIKDMKNYSIACGSVGSAKPDEVITIQWVEDDRTVNVGVKSPVDNMSMDGIESLHIHNGTDYLGENRVIRWTEVFFIQNKDSAKLEPIDLSRLAESLAQAGCIALTPHLDQLNGAGLNKIGLRATIHSDSVGYEVGSNGEKLPDMYMNDLDNELIPVIHNAASLNQEGPITLELIFYILN encoded by the exons ATGGACACTTCTAGTTTACTTTCAGAAGACAGTGGGCTGCAGAATTCTGTGGAACAGACTGAAACCAGCTCCACCTCTGCAATACCAAGTTCTGTCAACAGTGCTGGCATTGATCCAGAAAATGTGCCAAAACCTGATCATTTGTTGGAAGTAGCTCTTGGTGCTCCGAGTGCTGAGGGTCTGGTGTCTGCCTCACCCAGGGCACAACTTTCCCAGGCTCCCAAGGCTAACTGCCCAGGTGTCAAGCCCAAAGAGCCCCAGAGATTAAAACGGCCCTCCAGTCTGTTAGGCTTGTCAACCGTCTCATTACAGCCTGTGATCAATGTACCCAAATCACAGTCTCTGCCCAGGTCTTTTGCCCTAGGTGCTACGGACTCTAGGAACATTGTGAAGAAAGTGAACAAGACATTGGAGAGTGTGCCTACAAACAGTTGTCAGGACTTTACCAGCAATGTTAGTGATAGTTCAGCGCTGATGGATGACAGTGTAGATACAGCACAGGCTGTTGCAGTGGAAAACTCAGAAACGGTTGTTGGGAATTCTGTGGCAGAGGTAATGCCACAGCTCAGCATAATGCCTGAGGAAGCTGTCTGTGATCTGAAAGTACTGAAGGGGAACATGCTATGCAAACGTCTGTTCCCAGAGAAGGACAACACCAAGCATGGGGAGCTACCCCCGGGTGCTGGGCCTCATGAGGTATCCAGCATATCTCGTGAAGGCAGACCTGAGAGTCTTAATCTGCCTCGTTCCTGGGGTTCCCCAGTCACCTACCTGATACAAAACACTATGGAACGCTCGCAACAGGGCAGGATTACTCACTCGTCTGATTCTTCAG ACGGCCCTCCGTCATACCTGGATTTGGAGGACAGTGGCAGTGAGGGTGGGGCAGTGGGCGGGGCACCTGCAAATCCCAGAACCAGCTTGGGAAGTGTTGCCCCTAAGTGGGTGCCAGATGCTGAGGCACCTAACTGTATGCAGTGCGACTCGAGGTTCACATTCACAAAGCGAAGACATCACTGCAGGGCATGTGGCAAG GTGTTCTGCTCGACATGCTGTAACCTGAAGTGCAAACTTGAGTACATGGGTAGCAAGGAAGCTCGGGTTTGTGTGGCATGTCATGAGGCCATTGTTACAG CTCAAAGTCGCTGTGGGCCAACTGACCGTAGTCCTAACCCTAACAACCCGAGTGAGTACTGCTCCACTATTCCACCCCACCAGCAAGCCAACGCTCATACCCCAGCCCCTACTGTTCTAGTGCCTGTCGGTGTTCTCAAGCGAGAGG GCAGCCAAAGACGAGGTGAGCCCAAACAGGTGATGTTTTCTGATGGGATTCGCCCAGGTGGAGACCTTACTGAGGCAGATGGGGTGACAGAGGCACGCCTGCCTCAGCGCTCAGGACGGAAAGTTCACAAGGTTGAGAGGATGTCTGCTGCTTCAG GTGAGGGTCAATCAGCCGGGTCAAGGATGAAGCCAGTGAAGGTCACAGAATCCTCTCGGTGGAGTAGTTTAATCCCAGCGGTAGGATTGCCGCCATTGGTGATGCCAGACTCCACCAGTCaag ATGATGCAATATACACTAATCCCACTGATGAAAAAGTGATGCAGCAAATACAGA GTGAATCTGCTGAGCCTGTTGTTTTTATGATCAACCCAAACCTGCAGTGCCGTGTCACTATGGTTAACT TGGATTGTTGTGTACATCGTCAGTGCTGGTGTTTCACAAGTAAAGGCTTGTGCACTGTAGGCCAGGATGAGGTGGTGATTGTACTGGAATGTCTCCAAGACGAGATCACCTTACCCATGGACATATTTCACCACCTTCAGTCTTTGTATGAGTCAGCCAGTAAAG GTAACACAGTGAGTGACATGGGTCACACAATATTCTGCCAGTCCTTTCTGGGGAGTAAGGATCATGGAGGATTTCTCTACATTCGGCCGTCCTTCCAGTGTCTGCTTAAACTGAGCCTGCCCAGTCCCCCATATGTTTTCGCCATTTTGCTGCAGAAGTGGGAGATTCCTTGGGCTAAGGTGTTCCCTATTAGACTTCTGCTGAGACTTGGTGCTGAATACAGAT ATTACCCATGTCCACTCATCAGTATTCGAAACCGAAAGCCGGTGTTTTTCGAGATTGGACACACAATAATGAACTTGCTAGCAGACTTTCGTAGCTACCAGTATATGTTGCCTCAAGTGAAAGGCCTTCTGATTCACATGGAAGACAAGAAGACGGTAATTAACTTTCCGAGGAACAGATATCAGGAT ttaATGAAGGTTGTGAATGGAAGCAATGAGCATGTGATGGCATTAGGGGCTAACTTCAGCATGGAAGCTGATTCACATTTAGTGTGTATACAGAATGATGACGGAAACTATCAGACTCAGGCCATAAATATACAGAACAAACCTCGAAAAG TCACGGGAGCCAGTTTTGTGGTGTTTAATGGAGCCTTGAAGACAGCATCTGGACTGACAGCCAAGTCGAGTATTGTGGAGGATGGACTGATGGTGCAGATCCCTCCTGACTCAATGGCTGCCCTGAAACAGTCCATCAAGGACATGAAGAACTACAGTATTGCCTGTGGCAGTGTGGGCTCAGCTAAACCTGATGAAGTGATCACCATCCAGTGGGTAGAAGACGACAGAACTGTCAATGTGGG AGTGAAGAGCCCTGTTGACAATATGAGCATGGATGGCATAGAAAGTCTGCACATTCACAATGGTACAGACTATCTGGGAGAGAATCGTGTGATCCGCTGGACTGAGGTCTTTTTCATACAAAACAAAGACTCTGCCAAACTGGAGCCCATAGATTTGAGTCGCCTGGCAGAGTCCCTGGCCCAGGCCGGCTGTATAGCCCTTACTCCTCACCTGGATCAACTCAATGGAGCAGGACTCAACAAGATTGGATTACGAGCAACCATCCACTCGGATAGT GTTGGGTACGAAGTTGGTTCTAATGGAGAGAAATTACCAGATATGTATATGAATGATTTGGACAATGAGTTGATTCCTGTAATACacaatgctgcctcactaaatcAGGAGGGCCCAATCACTCTAGAGCTCATTTTCTACATTCTCAACTAG